The following are encoded together in the Salvia hispanica cultivar TCC Black 2014 chromosome 6, UniMelb_Shisp_WGS_1.0, whole genome shotgun sequence genome:
- the LOC125197525 gene encoding transcription repressor OFP1-like, with protein sequence MGNYKFRFSNMIPNAWFHKLKNMNNNTKTLNLSKHKDSSLHSPEFTNSNQRKSYYFTRGLALVQPSRPTQPRQFSTSVPTADNSSECTNSRSSLSEPDSILTEYSSDSDRGTAGAAVQSCIAEDPGKCGPGKSDVQCRRLPPIITRKAAPSASPVRRQPSGIKLRVNSSPRLAVHGRRRSMVVLKASKDPRRDFRESMVEMISQYNIRESNDLEELLACYLLLNSDDHHHLIINVFKQIWFDFIHLRLQ encoded by the exons ATGGGTAATTACAAATTCAGATTCTCCAACATGATCCCAAACGCCTGGTTCCACAAGCTCAAGAACATGAACAACAACACCAAAACCTTAAACCTCTCCAAACACAAAGACTCATCACTGCATTCACCGGAATTCACCAATTCCAACCAGCGAAAGTCTTACTACTTCACTAGAGGCCTCGCCCTTGTCCAGCCAAGCCGGCCAACACAACCCCGCCAATTCTCCACCTCTGTTCCGACCGCCGACAACTCCTCGGAATGTACGAACTCTAGGAGTTCATTATCCGAGCCTGATTCTATACTGACAGAATACAGTTCGGATTCGGATAGGG gAACAGCAGGGGCTGCTGTGCAAAGTTGCATTGCCGAGGACCCTGGCAAATGTGGGCCCGGCAAAAGCGACGTTCAGTGCCGCCGCCTCCCGCCGATCATCACGAGGAAGGCGGCGCCGTCTGCCAGCCCGGTGAGGAGGCAGCCGTCGGGAATAAAGCTCCGAGTGAATTCATCGCCGCGGCTGGCGGTTCACGGGCGGCGTCGGAGCATGGTGGTGTTGAAGGCGTCGAAGGATCCGCGGCGAGATTTTAGAGAATCGATGGTGGAGATGATTTCGCAGTACAACATCAGAGAGTCGAATGATCTAGAAGAATTGCTTGCTTGCTATCTGCTGCTCAATTCCGACGACCATCATCACCTTATTATTAATGTCTTCAAACagatttggtttgattttattcATCTTCGCCtccaataa